One part of the Vidua chalybeata isolate OUT-0048 chromosome 11, bVidCha1 merged haplotype, whole genome shotgun sequence genome encodes these proteins:
- the CCNE1 gene encoding G1/S-specific cyclin-E1, with amino-acid sequence MRARKRKADMATFLQDPDEEIAKMEMTRKKPCEKQKSWNNIHEHAHMLIPTPDKDDDPVRVDYSRFVHLSVVPTRATPLPALGWANKDDVWKNMINKEETYVRDKFYLQRHPQLQPKMRTILLDWLMEVCEAYKLHRETFYLAQDFFDRFMATQQDVVKTLLQLIGVTSLFIAAKLEEIYPPKLHQFAYVTDGACTEDEIISMELIIMKALNWNLNPLTVVSWLNIYLQVAYLNDLYEVMLPQYPQQIFVQITELLDLCVLDIGCLEYTYGILAASALYHFSSSELMQKVSGYEFCEIEDCVKWMVPFAMALREVGSSKLKHFSGIAPEDLHNIQMHINSFDLLDRAQAKQAILAEQNRTSPFPTGVLTPPQSSKKLSSGLQSI; translated from the exons ATGCGAGCCCGCAAGAGGAAAGCTGATATGGCCACG TTCTTACAGGATCCTGATGAAGAAATTGCCAAAATGGAGATGACTAGAAAAAAGCCGTGTGAAAAACAG AAGTCCTGGAATAACATTCACGAGCATGCCCACATGCTGATCCCCACTCCGGATAAAGATGACGATCCCGTTCGTGTCGATTACTCGCGCTTTGTCCATCTGAGCGTTGTTCCCACCAGAGCTACCCCACTGCCAGCTCTAGG CTGGGCAAACAAGGATGATGTATGGAAAAACATGATAAACAAAGAAGAGACCTATGTAAGGGATAAATTCTACTTGCAAAGGcacccccagctgcagcctAAAATGAGAACCATCCTTCTAGACTGGCTTATGGAG GTTTGTGAAGCCTACAAACTTCATAGAGAAACTTTTTATTTAGCACAAGATTTCTTTGATCGCTTTATGGCAACACAACAGGATGTTGTAAAAACACTATTGCAGCTTATTGGTGTCACTTCTCTATTCATAGCAGCAAAGCTTGAG GAAATTTATCCACCAAAGTTGCACCAGTTTGCCTATGTTACAGATGGAGCCTGTACAGAAGATGAAATCATCAGTATGGAATTGATCATTATGAAG GCTCTTAATTGGAACTTAAATCCACTGACAGTTGTATCGTGGCTAAACATTTACCTGCAAGTTGCATATTTAAATGATCTTTATGAGGTAATGCTGCCACAATATCCACAGCAGATATTTGTACAAATAACAGAG CTCTTGGATCTCTGTGTGCTGGATATTGGCTGCTTGGAATATACCTATGGAATACTTGCAGCTTCTGCTTTGTATCACTTCTCTTCATCTGAGTTGATGCAGAAAGTTTCAG GTTATGAATTCTGTGAGATAGAGGACTGTGTGAAATGGATGGTCCCGTTTGCCATGGCTCTAAGGGAAGTAGGAAGCTCCAAACTCAAACACTTTAGCGGGATAGCTCCTGAAGATTTGCACAATATACAGATGCACATAAACAGCTTTGATTTGCTG GACAGAGCTCAAGCAAAACAAGCCATATTGGCTGAACAAAATAGGACTTCACCTTTCCCCACTGGTGTCCTTACACCACCACAAAGTAGCAAGAAACTGTCTTCTGGACTGCAATCAATATGA